From one uncultured Methanoregula sp. genomic stretch:
- a CDS encoding ACT domain-containing protein, which produces MDTQKFVIRQISIFSENRPGRLAAIAHALGEEGINILAFSIAEANGFGVVRALVDHPEKAHDKLQSQGFNIAFTDVIAVKMKDHPGGLYEVAKMLGDSGINIEYSYAYSGKEGAVLILRVDHIEEAINKIKNSGAVLLERSSFHG; this is translated from the coding sequence ATGGACACGCAGAAATTCGTGATCAGGCAGATATCGATCTTCTCTGAAAATCGTCCGGGAAGACTTGCGGCCATAGCCCATGCACTCGGGGAAGAGGGGATCAATATTCTGGCATTCAGTATTGCCGAAGCAAACGGTTTTGGAGTTGTAAGGGCTCTCGTTGATCACCCGGAAAAAGCTCATGATAAACTTCAGTCACAGGGATTCAACATCGCATTTACGGACGTAATCGCTGTAAAAATGAAAGACCATCCGGGTGGGCTCTATGAAGTTGCAAAAATGCTGGGGGATAGTGGGATCAATATTGAGTATTCCTATGCATACTCGGGAAAAGAAGGCGCGGTCCTTATTCTCAGAGTGGATCACATTGAAGAAGCAATAAATAAGATTAAAAATTCCGGAGCTGTACTTCTGGAACGGTCCAGTTTCCACGGGTAA
- the hxlA gene encoding 3-hexulose-6-phosphate synthase, whose amino-acid sequence MKKAILQVALDLLELKRALQIAQESLEGGADWLEVGTPLIKSEGMQVIRVLRDKYPDSVIVADMKIADTGTLEVEMAAKAGANIVCILADADDSVIAEAVSASRLYGTKLMADLINVADPVSRASQLELLGVDIICAHVGIDQQMIGKNSIDLLTTLSGHVHITLAVAGGIDAATAGQAVNYGADIVIVGGWIVRSADVKGSTQRIRAEMDSPSLAPKERRSLDEEIYELLTQVSSPNVSDAMHRKGAMQDLISISGNVKMVGKSVTVQTVAGDWAKPVEAIDIAKKHDVIVISNDGCTHVAPWGELATLSCVNKGISGVVIDGAVRDVDDIRAMKFPLFAKAVVPNAGEPKGFGEINAEIRCCGQQVSPGDWIIGDESGVVVIPAKRAYEVARRALEVRKTEERIREEIRRGSTLSVVSELIRWEKK is encoded by the coding sequence ATGAAAAAAGCGATTCTGCAGGTAGCATTGGATCTCCTTGAACTTAAAAGGGCGTTGCAGATCGCACAGGAATCTCTTGAAGGTGGAGCAGACTGGCTCGAAGTAGGAACCCCGCTCATCAAGAGTGAAGGCATGCAGGTGATAAGGGTACTCAGGGATAAGTATCCGGATTCTGTCATTGTTGCGGATATGAAGATCGCCGACACCGGGACGCTTGAAGTTGAGATGGCCGCAAAAGCTGGTGCAAACATTGTCTGTATCCTTGCTGATGCCGACGATTCCGTTATTGCTGAAGCGGTAAGTGCTTCACGTCTCTATGGGACAAAGCTCATGGCGGATCTGATCAATGTTGCTGATCCCGTATCCCGTGCAAGCCAGCTGGAATTGCTGGGTGTTGATATCATCTGTGCCCATGTTGGAATCGATCAGCAGATGATTGGGAAAAACTCGATCGATCTTCTTACTACCCTGTCCGGTCATGTTCATATCACCCTTGCCGTAGCCGGGGGAATTGATGCAGCTACGGCAGGACAGGCCGTGAACTATGGTGCTGACATAGTAATTGTCGGGGGTTGGATTGTACGGTCCGCTGATGTAAAGGGATCCACCCAACGGATTCGTGCTGAGATGGATTCTCCCTCACTGGCACCCAAGGAAAGACGATCTCTGGATGAAGAAATTTATGAACTTCTGACGCAGGTCTCCTCCCCGAATGTCAGTGATGCGATGCACCGAAAAGGTGCGATGCAGGATCTCATCTCAATTTCCGGAAATGTAAAGATGGTTGGCAAATCGGTAACGGTGCAGACGGTTGCAGGTGACTGGGCTAAGCCTGTTGAGGCAATCGATATTGCAAAAAAACATGATGTTATCGTCATAAGTAATGACGGGTGTACCCATGTGGCCCCCTGGGGTGAACTTGCTACACTAAGTTGTGTGAACAAGGGTATTTCCGGTGTTGTTATTGATGGTGCTGTCAGGGATGTTGACGATATCCGCGCAATGAAATTCCCGCTCTTTGCAAAAGCAGTAGTGCCTAATGCCGGTGAGCCAAAGGGATTTGGGGAGATCAATGCGGAGATCCGGTGCTGCGGGCAGCAGGTCTCTCCAGGTGACTGGATAATCGGGGATGAGAGTGGTGTTGTGGTAATTCCCGCGAAACGGGCATACGAGGTCGCACGCCGCGCTCTGGAAGTCCGAAAAACCGAGGAACGAATCCGCGAGGAGATCCGGCGGGGAAGCACACTGTCTGTAGTCTCGGAACTGATCAGGTGGGAGAAAAAATAA
- a CDS encoding LamG domain-containing protein — protein sequence MRKIRNNSNGISETVTVIIVIILVLGLALAVYGMLFGSVSLVKTSLVAASAGTANVPLDTSSSMQVMRVTPEVGENFYIKGQGTVPTNSAATQIAITSFSLRDPQGEIYPVTNGYITKNANKYGTNLYIYKNSASEYKVTDSLDSISYSPTTIRPFALGDYQITMIDNTAHVPLNIMNVKITGNATSSTTSQYSLPLLNVLPNSSWAMHGGVSNRTDPVTGLTLYDFDGTSGYLSSTTNPSLGFTGELTLSLWMNPTATGSSSSSANWHTIIGKGFVGGVNSENDNYQIMQLGDKLLFEWNDASSPYTHYQATTTSALTPGSLQYVTATVTGGVLSIQVNGVSLPLTYNTGNVPGGGTVISAPTVTLQNNGNDLLTGKQNAASAADYFYYSGDMSEVALYNRALTAEEIAHNINYYKI from the coding sequence ATGAGAAAAATACGCAATAATTCTAACGGTATCTCTGAAACAGTCACTGTGATCATTGTTATCATATTGGTTCTCGGTCTCGCACTCGCTGTATATGGGATGCTATTTGGTTCAGTATCTTTAGTTAAAACCTCACTCGTTGCGGCTTCGGCAGGCACTGCCAACGTCCCCCTTGATACGAGTTCGTCCATGCAGGTCATGCGGGTGACTCCGGAGGTAGGGGAGAATTTTTACATCAAGGGCCAGGGCACGGTCCCAACGAATTCGGCAGCTACCCAAATTGCTATTACCTCATTCTCCTTACGCGATCCACAAGGGGAAATCTACCCCGTAACGAATGGGTACATCACCAAGAATGCAAATAAGTACGGGACCAACCTGTACATTTATAAAAATTCGGCTAGTGAGTATAAGGTAACCGATTCCCTGGATTCAATCTCGTATTCTCCAACAACGATCAGGCCGTTTGCACTCGGGGATTACCAGATAACAATGATCGATAATACAGCTCATGTTCCCCTGAACATCATGAATGTGAAAATTACCGGTAATGCAACCAGTTCAACGACATCCCAATACTCGCTTCCTTTACTGAACGTACTGCCAAATTCCTCGTGGGCAATGCATGGCGGTGTATCAAACCGTACTGACCCCGTTACCGGGTTAACATTGTACGACTTTGACGGAACCAGCGGATACCTGAGCTCAACAACCAATCCATCACTGGGCTTCACCGGGGAATTAACATTATCCCTGTGGATGAATCCGACAGCAACAGGTTCATCGAGCAGTTCGGCCAATTGGCACACGATCATTGGAAAAGGATTCGTTGGTGGGGTAAATAGTGAAAACGATAACTACCAGATCATGCAGCTGGGAGATAAGTTATTGTTTGAATGGAATGACGCGAGCTCCCCATACACCCATTACCAGGCAACGACAACATCCGCCCTTACACCGGGATCATTGCAATATGTGACTGCCACGGTAACGGGAGGTGTCTTGTCGATTCAGGTAAATGGAGTGTCATTACCCCTTACTTATAACACCGGCAATGTTCCCGGGGGGGGAACGGTAATATCTGCTCCAACAGTTACTTTGCAGAATAATGGCAACGATCTTCTTACCGGTAAACAAAATGCTGCATCCGCTGCGGATTACTTCTATTACAGCGGAGATATGAGTGAGGTTGCACTCTATAACCGGGCATTGACTGCCGAGGAGATAGCACATAACATTAATTATTATAAAATCTGA
- a CDS encoding nitroreductase family protein, translated as MNVVTTIIRSRHSVRKFKTDSIDDKVIQDALECALCAPTAMNHQPYLFVIVKQKDTLSKIAGFADHGRFIEDSQACVAVFGEKQETYYLEDCCAATENLILALQAYGVCSCWVAGDKKSYAEPVRELLKVPLKYTLVSLVAAGYPAEVPVVKKKLMKTLVYFEKYEEKLL; from the coding sequence ATGAACGTAGTTACCACAATAATCAGGTCCCGGCATAGCGTAAGGAAATTCAAGACCGATTCCATTGACGATAAGGTGATTCAGGATGCTCTGGAATGTGCCCTGTGTGCACCGACTGCGATGAATCACCAGCCATACCTGTTTGTTATCGTGAAGCAGAAAGACACCCTTTCAAAGATCGCCGGATTTGCCGATCACGGCAGATTCATTGAAGATTCCCAGGCATGTGTTGCGGTTTTTGGTGAGAAGCAGGAAACATATTATCTGGAGGACTGTTGTGCGGCGACTGAGAATCTGATCCTTGCTCTTCAGGCGTACGGTGTTTGTTCCTGCTGGGTTGCCGGGGATAAAAAATCCTATGCAGAACCGGTAAGGGAACTGCTCAAGGTTCCGCTGAAATATACGCTGGTCTCTCTGGTAGCGGCAGGGTATCCGGCTGAAGTTCCTGTTGTAAAGAAAAAGCTCATGAAAACCCTGGTTTATTTTGAAAAGTATGAAGAAAAATTACTGTAA
- a CDS encoding DUF3821 domain-containing protein: MQTKHGQFWCILLIGFLFLMVSVQGAVTTISQGNTVFIGEQGLDISAAMGTADTSIGWWASGADVRSSSPSKTMNVASQLNSFSVSPSVFSGYPGTWNRLDSQGNADGSAFIVADPQINLRLEDTTVGIDVTDKWVPTGDVIRFRIESNLAQISSQRGTPALLTIKVQPPGGGVFTALIDASGTPQSIVDIPITTTPQSTNSIWDTGNRANYAPGSYTIWAECNTNKMKDNYGQTGKTITPKISLLNQDQNPLIGAKTVVTTPATTVTTKPATSATTALPTTQVTIITSPPTTVPTAVPTIAESSLPVTPIPVSSSPSPTKTPGFESALAGISLIIGIIVYCKR; the protein is encoded by the coding sequence ATGCAGACTAAACATGGCCAATTCTGGTGTATCCTGCTTATCGGATTCCTGTTTTTGATGGTGTCTGTGCAGGGAGCAGTTACCACTATCAGTCAGGGAAATACGGTGTTTATTGGTGAACAGGGACTTGACATCTCTGCCGCGATGGGCACAGCAGATACCAGCATCGGATGGTGGGCTTCAGGTGCTGACGTGAGGAGTTCTTCACCATCAAAAACCATGAATGTAGCTTCGCAACTGAATTCCTTCTCTGTCAGCCCATCCGTATTCTCCGGGTATCCCGGAACCTGGAACCGGCTTGACAGTCAGGGTAATGCAGATGGATCTGCCTTCATTGTTGCGGATCCCCAGATCAATCTCCGTCTTGAAGATACCACGGTTGGTATTGATGTTACCGATAAGTGGGTTCCGACCGGGGATGTGATCCGTTTCAGAATAGAATCAAACCTGGCGCAAATCTCTTCCCAGCGAGGCACACCGGCGCTGCTTACCATCAAGGTACAGCCTCCCGGCGGGGGAGTATTTACAGCGCTTATCGATGCTTCAGGAACACCCCAGTCCATCGTAGATATCCCGATTACGACGACCCCGCAATCCACAAACTCGATCTGGGATACCGGAAACCGGGCCAACTACGCCCCCGGATCGTATACAATATGGGCAGAATGCAATACGAATAAGATGAAAGATAATTATGGTCAGACCGGGAAAACCATCACTCCAAAAATCAGCCTCCTGAACCAGGATCAAAATCCTCTGATCGGAGCCAAGACCGTGGTAACAACTCCTGCAACAACGGTCACCACAAAACCCGCGACCTCCGCAACCACGGCTCTGCCAACCACTCAGGTGACGATAATCACGTCTCCTCCGACAACGGTACCAACTGCCGTACCAACAATCGCTGAATCTTCACTACCTGTTACCCCGATCCCCGTCTCTTCATCACCTTCACCAACAAAAACCCCCGGTTTTGAATCAGCGCTGGCCGGCATCTCTCTCATTATCGGTATCATCGTTTATTGCAAGCGATAG
- a CDS encoding GMP synthase subunit A, translating to MLPIYVVNNFGQFNHLIHRALRDLEIEAAIIPNTTPTERVGEECRGIILGGGPAIERAGNCHEYLDLGLPVLGICLGLHIIATRFGGNVHQGRSGGYGPVEVEIGEPDDILAGYPSKINVWASHADEVSELPPGFTCLARSSICNAEAIALPEKQIYGLQWHPEVSHTFEGQRVFENFNKIILETRV from the coding sequence ATGCTTCCCATTTACGTTGTAAATAACTTCGGGCAATTCAACCACCTGATCCATAGGGCGCTTCGCGATTTGGAGATCGAAGCCGCAATCATCCCTAATACAACTCCCACGGAACGGGTCGGGGAAGAGTGCCGGGGGATCATTCTCGGTGGCGGCCCTGCAATAGAGCGGGCAGGCAACTGCCACGAGTATCTGGATCTCGGTCTTCCGGTACTTGGGATCTGCCTTGGGCTTCATATCATCGCTACAAGATTCGGCGGGAACGTCCACCAGGGGCGAAGCGGTGGTTATGGCCCGGTAGAGGTGGAAATCGGCGAACCTGACGACATTCTTGCCGGTTATCCCTCGAAGATCAATGTCTGGGCATCCCATGCAGATGAGGTATCGGAGCTTCCCCCTGGGTTTACCTGCCTTGCCCGCTCGAGTATCTGCAATGCAGAAGCTATTGCGCTACCGGAAAAACAGATCTATGGCCTGCAGTGGCATCCCGAAGTGAGCCACACGTTCGAAGGTCAGCGGGTCTTCGAGAACTTCAATAAAATAATCCTTGAAACCCGGGTCTGA
- a CDS encoding TIGR00303 family protein, giving the protein MEIYVMVMSFLSKMPDIAFTKPIFCGILGNTLLSTVPGISGAGPTPEGTLLTPVLDAELVTKGAITSFPMKPNTPTGCPTPASITRAMMELSGIRPLFINTGLRYPPTVPCFDVYGDVGGDPRYGEAVPRARELFIRGEMLGETLSDMSDLLVLGECVPGGTTTALCILRALGYNAAVSSSFVNNPVTLKEEICRLVLGRIQDAGVTEPLDIIRYAGDPMMPVAAGIAKSYTGHLLFGGGTQMLSVCALIKAMGGFQPFVVTTVYVRDDPSANVQTLADQIGAEMIYVDPGFDNLGHSGLARYCIGEVKEGMGAGSAMYLAHLTGHSADEIRNKILTSVSAYS; this is encoded by the coding sequence ATGGAGATCTATGTGATGGTTATGAGTTTTCTTTCAAAAATGCCGGATATTGCGTTTACAAAACCCATTTTCTGTGGTATCCTTGGCAATACTCTTCTATCGACTGTACCGGGAATCTCCGGGGCTGGCCCGACTCCTGAAGGTACCCTGCTGACCCCTGTGCTTGATGCCGAACTGGTAACGAAGGGTGCCATAACGAGCTTCCCAATGAAACCGAACACTCCGACCGGGTGTCCGACACCGGCATCCATTACCCGGGCAATGATGGAATTATCCGGTATCCGCCCGCTGTTTATCAATACCGGGTTGCGTTACCCGCCTACCGTTCCCTGCTTTGATGTCTACGGGGATGTTGGTGGCGATCCCCGTTACGGTGAAGCTGTTCCACGGGCTCGGGAACTTTTCATCCGGGGAGAGATGCTGGGCGAGACCCTGTCGGATATGAGTGATCTCCTGGTCCTGGGCGAGTGTGTTCCCGGGGGGACTACTACGGCACTCTGCATTCTGCGGGCACTTGGATATAATGCTGCCGTGAGTAGCAGTTTTGTAAATAATCCCGTTACGCTGAAAGAAGAGATCTGCCGGCTCGTGCTGGGACGAATTCAGGATGCGGGAGTAACCGAACCCCTGGATATTATCCGGTACGCCGGCGATCCGATGATGCCGGTTGCAGCCGGGATTGCAAAGAGTTATACCGGCCATCTCCTGTTTGGTGGGGGTACCCAGATGCTTTCCGTCTGTGCACTTATAAAAGCAATGGGGGGTTTCCAGCCATTTGTTGTTACAACTGTGTACGTGAGGGACGATCCCTCGGCCAATGTCCAGACTCTTGCTGACCAGATTGGCGCCGAAATGATCTACGTTGATCCGGGCTTTGATAATCTGGGTCATTCGGGGCTTGCCCGGTACTGCATTGGTGAAGTGAAGGAGGGGATGGGTGCCGGTAGTGCCATGTATCTTGCCCATCTCACCGGCCATTCAGCAGATGAAATCCGGAACAAGATTCTCACCTCGGTGAGTGCCTATAGTTGA
- a CDS encoding phosphatidylglycerophosphatase A — MFEIEQRLRAHGITIEDMVAAAMGLYVSHGMPEEEAALEIKKKIKKFLDDPNVASLLLGAILLEEELYTRRKNSEIADDPVFLLSDEIIGMAIAECIGGTYARFEFTRYDQKKPGILSKLGPFLDDAVAGLIAGCTSRLYSECL, encoded by the coding sequence ATGTTTGAGATCGAACAGCGGTTGCGGGCTCATGGGATCACCATTGAGGATATGGTGGCGGCAGCCATGGGGCTGTACGTATCCCACGGTATGCCGGAGGAGGAAGCCGCACTTGAGATCAAGAAAAAAATTAAAAAATTCCTGGATGATCCCAATGTCGCTTCCCTCCTCCTTGGCGCAATTCTCCTTGAAGAGGAACTCTACACCAGACGAAAGAATTCTGAAATTGCAGATGATCCGGTATTCCTGCTCAGTGACGAAATTATCGGGATGGCGATTGCAGAATGTATCGGGGGTACCTATGCCCGCTTTGAATTCACGCGTTATGACCAGAAGAAGCCGGGCATTCTCTCGAAACTCGGACCATTCCTCGACGATGCTGTCGCAGGATTGATCGCCGGTTGCACCTCGCGGCTGTACAGCGAATGCCTATGA
- the cobS gene encoding adenosylcobinamide-GDP ribazoletransferase, whose amino-acid sequence MPMKPLISLIQFSTILPLGKPQDLESFARHSYLYPIAGYLIGGIVALAVFFIADHTIAAAIAIAGLLLLTGAHHFDGLLDLGDALMAHGDREKRIKALTDIHIGAGGVALGIAITVLLFAGLQATSTIVYALIIGEVCAKFSMAFLTAYGVPFRQGIHSYIHQFSHAYYPVLAAVLCIPLLLLPVSPMKLAGGFVMMILCPTVLLLISRRMFGGVNGDIVGASNEITRACVIVAMALI is encoded by the coding sequence ATGCCTATGAAACCACTCATCTCCCTCATACAGTTCTCGACAATCCTGCCGCTCGGTAAACCGCAGGATCTGGAGTCGTTTGCCCGCCATTCATATCTGTATCCCATTGCAGGCTATCTTATCGGGGGAATTGTTGCCCTTGCAGTTTTTTTTATCGCGGACCATACGATCGCAGCCGCGATCGCCATTGCAGGACTTCTCCTGCTGACCGGCGCCCACCATTTTGATGGCCTGTTGGATCTTGGCGACGCTCTTATGGCACACGGTGACCGGGAAAAACGCATCAAGGCTCTAACGGATATTCACATCGGGGCCGGGGGTGTAGCACTCGGTATCGCGATTACTGTTCTCCTGTTTGCAGGCCTTCAGGCCACCTCAACAATTGTATATGCTCTCATCATAGGAGAGGTCTGCGCAAAATTCTCCATGGCGTTTCTAACGGCATATGGCGTTCCTTTCAGGCAGGGAATCCACAGTTACATCCACCAGTTTTCCCACGCATATTATCCTGTTCTTGCAGCGGTTCTCTGCATCCCGCTTCTTCTTCTACCCGTCTCTCCGATGAAACTTGCCGGGGGCTTTGTGATGATGATCCTGTGCCCGACGGTCCTGCTTCTTATTTCAAGGCGCATGTTTGGGGGAGTTAATGGGGATATTGTCGGTGCGTCAAACGAGATCACCCGTGCCTGTGTCATTGTCGCTATGGCATTAATCTGA
- the tuf gene encoding translation elongation factor EF-1 subunit alpha: MAASDKPHMNLAVIGHIDHGKSTTVGRMMFETGAVPAHIIEGYRKEAESKGKATFEFAWVMDNLKEERERGITIDIAHKRFDTPKFYFTVVDCPGHRDFVKNMITGASQADAAILVVAAPDGVMEQTKEHVFLARTLGITQIIIAINKMDSVKFDEKRFNEVKKELSDLIKMVGYKPEETLFIPISSLGGQNIKVLSPEMSWYKGLALIPALDTFKEPAKPTDKPMRLPIQDVYSISGIGTVPVGRVETGIVKKGMKVSFMPANKTGEIKSIEMHHEEIPQAVPGDNVGFNVRGIGKGDIRRGDVMGPAEAPPTVADEFTAQIVVLQHPSALTVGYTPVFHCHTTQTACTFVELKKKLDPRTGQTKEENPTFLKSGDAAIVVIKPTKPMVIENVKELPQLGRFAVRDMGSTIAAGMCISVQAKQML, translated from the coding sequence ATGGCAGCATCTGACAAGCCCCACATGAATCTGGCCGTAATCGGCCACATCGACCACGGAAAGTCAACTACCGTCGGACGGATGATGTTCGAGACCGGCGCTGTACCGGCCCACATCATTGAAGGTTACCGCAAGGAGGCTGAATCCAAGGGTAAGGCCACCTTTGAATTTGCATGGGTTATGGACAACCTCAAGGAAGAGCGTGAGAGAGGTATCACCATCGATATCGCCCACAAGCGGTTCGACACTCCCAAGTTCTACTTCACAGTCGTGGACTGCCCCGGGCACAGAGACTTCGTCAAGAACATGATTACCGGTGCTTCCCAAGCCGATGCAGCGATTCTCGTTGTTGCAGCTCCCGATGGTGTCATGGAACAGACCAAGGAACACGTATTCCTTGCAAGGACACTTGGCATCACCCAGATCATCATTGCCATCAACAAGATGGACTCAGTCAAGTTCGATGAAAAACGGTTCAATGAGGTAAAGAAGGAACTCTCAGACCTCATCAAGATGGTCGGCTACAAGCCCGAAGAGACTCTTTTCATCCCGATCAGCTCACTGGGTGGCCAGAATATTAAGGTGCTTAGCCCTGAAATGTCTTGGTACAAGGGTCTGGCACTCATCCCGGCACTCGACACCTTCAAGGAGCCGGCAAAACCAACCGACAAACCCATGCGCCTGCCAATTCAGGATGTTTACAGCATCAGCGGTATCGGAACCGTGCCAGTCGGCCGTGTTGAGACCGGTATCGTAAAGAAGGGAATGAAAGTCTCCTTCATGCCCGCCAACAAGACCGGGGAAATCAAGTCCATTGAGATGCACCACGAAGAAATCCCCCAGGCAGTCCCCGGGGACAACGTAGGTTTTAACGTCCGTGGTATCGGCAAAGGCGATATCCGCCGTGGCGATGTTATGGGCCCGGCAGAAGCACCACCAACCGTTGCAGATGAGTTCACTGCACAGATCGTCGTGCTCCAGCACCCGAGCGCACTGACCGTCGGATACACCCCGGTCTTCCACTGCCACACGACCCAGACGGCCTGCACGTTTGTCGAGCTCAAGAAGAAACTCGACCCCCGCACCGGCCAGACCAAGGAAGAGAACCCGACTTTCCTCAAGTCAGGAGATGCCGCCATCGTTGTCATCAAGCCGACAAAACCGATGGTCATTGAAAA